From the genome of Vibrio porteresiae DSM 19223, one region includes:
- the murG gene encoding undecaprenyldiphospho-muramoylpentapeptide beta-N-acetylglucosaminyltransferase encodes MKKNKRLMVMAGGTGGHVFPGLAVAKQLQDQGWEIRWLGTADRMEADLVPKHGIEIDFIRVKGLRGQGVLRLLKAPFQIVNAVLQARAHMKRWQPDAVLGMGGYVSGPGGIAAWLMGIPVVLHEQNAVAGLTNQWLSKIATKVFQAFKGAFPNVPVVGNPVRQDVVAIDAPDIRMAERIGPIRILVMGGSQGARILNQTLPEVMALLGDGYEVRHQAGKNNQASVEQAYQQQGVSHVEVTEFIDDVASAYAWADLLVCRSGALTVSEVSAAGVGAIFVPFMHKDRQQALNADHLVECGAAKMIEQPELTAQKMANTIQQMDRQQLLDMAIKARQAAQVDADKVVAEAIIALSDK; translated from the coding sequence ATGAAGAAAAATAAGCGTTTAATGGTGATGGCTGGAGGAACTGGCGGTCACGTATTTCCTGGTTTAGCGGTGGCTAAACAGCTACAAGATCAGGGATGGGAAATCCGCTGGTTGGGTACCGCTGACCGTATGGAAGCAGATTTAGTGCCCAAGCATGGCATTGAAATCGATTTTATCCGCGTAAAAGGTTTACGTGGGCAAGGTGTGCTGCGCTTACTGAAAGCGCCATTCCAAATCGTTAATGCGGTATTACAAGCACGAGCTCATATGAAACGTTGGCAGCCTGATGCGGTATTGGGGATGGGCGGTTATGTGAGTGGTCCTGGCGGTATTGCCGCATGGTTAATGGGCATTCCCGTTGTTCTACATGAACAAAATGCGGTTGCAGGTTTAACCAACCAATGGTTATCGAAAATTGCTACCAAAGTATTCCAAGCGTTTAAAGGGGCTTTCCCGAATGTTCCGGTGGTGGGAAACCCGGTTCGCCAAGATGTGGTTGCTATTGATGCGCCAGACATTCGCATGGCCGAGCGCATTGGGCCAATTCGTATTTTGGTAATGGGAGGCAGCCAAGGAGCTCGTATCCTCAATCAAACGTTACCTGAAGTGATGGCATTACTCGGTGATGGCTATGAAGTCCGTCATCAAGCTGGCAAAAACAATCAAGCCAGTGTTGAACAAGCCTATCAGCAGCAAGGGGTGTCACACGTCGAAGTGACCGAGTTTATCGATGATGTTGCCAGTGCATACGCTTGGGCTGATCTGTTGGTGTGCCGCTCTGGGGCTTTGACGGTGTCAGAAGTTTCCGCTGCAGGCGTTGGCGCGATTTTCGTTCCTTTCATGCACAAAGATCGCCAACAAGCACTCAACGCAGACCATCTCGTCGAATGCGGTGCTGCTAAAATGATTGAACAGCCAGAGCTTACTGCACAGAAAATGGCTAACACAATTCAACAAATGGATCGCCAACAGCTTTTAGATATGGCGATCAAAGCGCGTCAAGCTGCACAAGTGGATGCAGATAAAGTGGTGGCAGAGGCCATTATTGCGCTCAGTGACAAATGA
- the mraY gene encoding phospho-N-acetylmuramoyl-pentapeptide-transferase, which yields MIIWLSELLQPYFSFFRLFEYLSFRAIVSILTALSLSLWMGPRLIKRLQLLQIGQVVRNDGPESHFSKRGTPTMGGIMILAAITITILLWTDLSNPYVWAVLAVLLGYGAVGFVDDYRKVVRKNTDGLIARWKYFWQSAIALVVAFALYAYGKDTAATQLVVPFFKDVMPQLGLMYIVLTYFVIVGTSNAVNLTDGLDGLAIMPTVLVSAGFAVIAWATGNVHFANYLHIPYVPHASELVVVCTAIVGAGLGFLWFNTYPAQVFMGDVGSLALGGALGTIAVLVRQEFVLVIMGGVFVMETLSVILQVGSYKLRGQRIFRMAPIHHHYELKGWPEPRVIVRFWIISIVLVLIGLATLKVR from the coding sequence ATGATTATTTGGCTTTCGGAGTTACTCCAGCCATATTTTTCTTTTTTCCGTTTGTTTGAATACCTGTCTTTTAGGGCGATCGTCAGTATTTTAACTGCGTTGAGTCTCTCTTTATGGATGGGACCTCGACTGATTAAGCGTTTGCAACTGCTGCAAATCGGTCAGGTTGTTCGTAACGATGGTCCGGAATCCCACTTTAGTAAGCGCGGTACACCAACTATGGGCGGGATCATGATTCTTGCCGCGATTACCATCACTATTTTATTGTGGACCGATCTTTCAAACCCCTATGTATGGGCGGTATTGGCAGTCTTACTTGGGTATGGTGCCGTTGGTTTTGTCGATGATTATCGTAAAGTCGTACGTAAAAATACCGATGGTTTGATCGCGCGTTGGAAATATTTCTGGCAATCAGCGATTGCTCTGGTTGTTGCTTTTGCACTTTACGCTTACGGCAAAGACACGGCTGCAACTCAGTTGGTCGTGCCATTTTTTAAAGATGTGATGCCACAATTAGGTCTTATGTACATTGTGCTAACTTACTTTGTTATTGTTGGTACAAGTAACGCAGTCAATTTAACCGATGGTCTTGATGGTTTGGCGATCATGCCAACAGTGCTGGTTTCTGCAGGGTTTGCTGTGATTGCTTGGGCAACCGGTAACGTGCATTTTGCCAATTACTTACACATTCCTTATGTTCCGCATGCCTCTGAATTGGTGGTTGTGTGTACCGCAATTGTGGGCGCTGGTTTAGGCTTCTTATGGTTTAACACCTATCCTGCGCAAGTATTCATGGGCGATGTCGGCTCTTTAGCATTAGGCGGAGCGCTTGGGACTATTGCGGTATTAGTGCGTCAAGAGTTTGTTTTGGTGATCATGGGAGGCGTGTTTGTTATGGAAACCCTGTCTGTGATTTTGCAGGTGGGTTCTTATAAGTTACGTGGTCAACGTATTTTCCGTATGGCACCTATCCACCATCACTATGAATTAAAAGGGTGGCCAGAACCACGAGTCATCGTTCGTTTCTGGATTATCTCAATCGTATTAGTTTTGATCGGCTTAGCGACACTTAAAGTGCGTTAA
- the lpxC gene encoding UDP-3-O-acyl-N-acetylglucosamine deacetylase has product MIRQRTLKEIVKTTGVGLHSGRKVTLTLRPAAANTGIIYRRTDLNPPVDFPADPAAVRDTMLCTALVNDAGVRISTVEHLSSALAGMGIDNVIVEVDAPEIPIMDGSASPFVFLLQQAGVQELNAPKRFIRVKKPVRIEDGDKWAEIVPHNGFKMDFEIEFNHPAIDGDGQHLVFDFSSQGFVKEISRARTFGFMRDIEYLQSQNLCLGGSFDCAIVLDDYRILNEDGLRFSNEFVTHKVLDAIGDLYMCGHALVGEFRAFKSGHGLNNQLLRALLANQEAWEWATFEEEAGSPVTFAEPTMVIA; this is encoded by the coding sequence ATGATCAGACAACGTACTCTGAAAGAAATCGTGAAAACAACTGGGGTGGGATTACACTCTGGTCGTAAAGTCACACTTACTCTTCGCCCTGCTGCTGCAAATACTGGGATTATCTACCGTCGTACAGACCTTAATCCACCAGTCGATTTCCCTGCTGATCCAGCTGCGGTGCGTGACACTATGTTATGTACTGCGCTCGTAAATGACGCAGGCGTACGTATCTCTACAGTTGAACACTTGAGTTCTGCTCTAGCGGGTATGGGTATCGATAACGTGATTGTCGAAGTAGATGCTCCTGAGATTCCAATCATGGATGGTAGCGCGAGCCCATTTGTGTTCTTGCTGCAACAAGCAGGTGTACAAGAACTTAATGCGCCAAAACGCTTTATCCGTGTTAAAAAACCAGTTCGTATTGAAGATGGTGATAAGTGGGCAGAAATTGTGCCACACAACGGTTTCAAAATGGATTTCGAGATTGAATTTAATCACCCTGCAATCGATGGTGATGGGCAGCATTTAGTATTCGATTTCTCTTCTCAAGGTTTTGTGAAAGAAATTTCTCGCGCGAGAACCTTTGGTTTCATGCGTGATATCGAGTACTTACAATCTCAAAATCTATGTTTAGGTGGTAGTTTTGATTGCGCAATCGTACTAGACGATTACCGTATCCTAAACGAAGATGGCCTACGCTTTAGCAATGAATTTGTGACTCATAAGGTTCTTGACGCTATTGGTGACCTTTACATGTGTGGTCATGCATTAGTTGGTGAGTTCCGAGCATTCAAATCTGGTCATGGCCTAAACAACCAATTGTTACGCGCACTTTTGGCTAACCAAGAAGCTTGGGAATGGGCTACCTTCGAAGAAGAAGCTGGTTCACCCGTTACTTTCGCCGAACCAACGATGGTTATTGCGTAA
- the ftsW gene encoding cell division protein FtsW, with the protein MVLSKPLSKILKWLKTPSPEAFFDRQLVWIALGLMLIGLVMVTSASFPISSRLTHQPFHFMFRHALFLLLSLITSAVVLQISMRTWLKYSSVMLAISFVLLIVVLLAGHSVNGASRWIPLGLFNLQPAEVAKLSLFMFMSGYLVRKQDEVRQTFFGGFLKPIMVFGSLAVLLLGQPDLGTVVVMLVTLFGMLFIAGAKLTQFIALMLAGVLAVVALILAEPYRIRRVTSFWDPWEDPFGSGYQLTQSLMAFGRGEWFGQGLGNSVQKLEYLPEAHTDFVFAVIGEELGFIGVVLVLMLIFSLVLKAIFIGKKAFEHKEYFSGYLAFGIGIWFAFQTLVNVGAAAGIVPTKGLTLPLISYGGSSLIIMSVAVSMLLRIDHECRMQDRNEVEEIAIDEEK; encoded by the coding sequence GTGGTGCTGTCCAAACCATTAAGTAAAATATTGAAGTGGTTAAAAACACCTTCGCCAGAAGCGTTTTTTGATCGTCAATTAGTGTGGATAGCACTTGGGCTGATGCTGATCGGATTGGTGATGGTAACATCCGCTTCATTTCCGATCAGTTCGCGACTGACGCATCAGCCTTTTCACTTTATGTTTCGTCATGCGCTGTTCTTGCTATTGTCGTTAATCACTTCTGCAGTCGTTTTGCAGATCTCGATGCGAACATGGCTCAAATACAGCTCGGTGATGTTGGCTATTTCCTTTGTTCTGCTGATTGTCGTACTACTCGCTGGGCACTCGGTAAACGGGGCATCGCGCTGGATTCCGCTCGGGCTATTTAACTTACAGCCTGCGGAAGTGGCAAAACTTTCCTTGTTTATGTTCATGTCCGGTTATTTGGTGCGTAAGCAAGATGAAGTGCGTCAGACCTTTTTCGGCGGATTCTTAAAGCCGATCATGGTATTTGGTTCTCTTGCAGTATTGCTATTGGGCCAGCCCGATTTAGGAACTGTAGTGGTAATGCTGGTCACCTTGTTTGGCATGCTGTTTATCGCTGGTGCTAAATTAACTCAGTTTATCGCCCTTATGCTCGCTGGCGTGTTGGCCGTGGTCGCTTTGATTCTTGCTGAACCTTATCGTATTCGTCGTGTGACCTCATTTTGGGATCCATGGGAAGACCCGTTTGGTAGTGGTTATCAGCTAACTCAGTCTCTGATGGCTTTCGGCCGAGGTGAATGGTTTGGTCAAGGTCTTGGTAACTCAGTGCAAAAACTTGAATATCTGCCTGAAGCCCATACCGACTTCGTATTTGCTGTCATTGGTGAAGAGCTGGGGTTTATTGGTGTAGTGTTGGTGCTCATGCTGATTTTCAGTCTGGTGCTCAAAGCGATTTTTATCGGTAAGAAAGCCTTTGAGCATAAAGAGTATTTCAGCGGATATCTTGCCTTTGGTATCGGCATTTGGTTTGCATTTCAAACACTGGTTAACGTGGGCGCTGCCGCAGGTATCGTTCCAACCAAAGGTTTGACCTTACCTTTGATCAGTTATGGTGGCTCAAGTTTGATTATTATGTCTGTAGCGGTGTCGATGTTATTACGAATCGACCATGAATGCCGTATGCAGGACAGAAATGAAGTAGAAGAAATAGCAATTGATGAAGAAAAATAA
- a CDS encoding cell division protein FtsQ/DivIB: MIQQALSRGSRLSSSPLVKQHAFGGCFLLVVLLLIGFLMYSTVSWMWDEQRLPLSKIVLEGDLKYVTPQDVQKAFAKLDHIGTFMSQDINALQVSVESIPWVAHASIRKQWPDTIKVFLTEHHIAAFWNGNALLDTEGNVFSGDISLVDEDYVKLYGPDGSASEVLKVWRKYNPQFQQLGLTISSLLLNERRAWQIILDNGIRLELGKESLDERIERFFLLYKKLGDDAERISYIDLRYDTGAAVGWIPQQELTQEKNDD, from the coding sequence TTGATACAGCAAGCTTTATCCAGAGGCAGTCGACTATCCAGTTCGCCACTAGTAAAACAACACGCCTTCGGTGGCTGCTTTTTACTGGTGGTATTGTTGTTGATTGGCTTTTTAATGTACTCAACGGTCAGTTGGATGTGGGATGAACAACGTCTCCCCCTCTCTAAAATCGTATTGGAAGGTGATCTGAAATACGTCACTCCACAGGATGTACAAAAAGCGTTTGCCAAGTTGGATCATATCGGCACATTTATGTCGCAAGACATTAATGCCTTACAGGTAAGCGTAGAATCCATACCTTGGGTTGCTCATGCGTCAATTCGCAAACAGTGGCCCGATACGATCAAAGTGTTTCTGACCGAGCACCACATTGCTGCGTTTTGGAACGGCAATGCGTTGCTCGACACTGAAGGAAACGTCTTTAGCGGCGATATTTCCTTAGTCGATGAGGATTACGTCAAATTATATGGACCAGATGGAAGTGCTTCCGAGGTTTTAAAAGTTTGGCGCAAATACAATCCACAATTTCAGCAATTAGGATTAACCATATCTTCTTTGCTATTAAATGAACGTCGTGCGTGGCAAATTATTTTGGATAACGGCATTCGTTTGGAACTCGGTAAAGAATCGCTAGATGAAAGAATCGAACGATTTTTCTTACTGTATAAGAAATTAGGCGATGACGCTGAGCGTATCAGCTATATTGATCTGCGATATGATACTGGTGCAGCAGTAGGCTGGATTCCTCAGCAAGAGTTAACACAAGAGAAGAACGATGACTAA
- the ftsA gene encoding cell division protein FtsA yields the protein MTKTSDDNIIVGLDIGTATVSALVGEILPDGQINIIGAGTSPSRGMDKGGVNDLESVVKSVQRAIDQAELMAECQISNVFLSISGKHIASRIEKGMGAISDEEVTQDDMDRAIHTAKSIKIGDEQRILHVIPQEFTIDYQEGIKNPLGLSGVRMEVSVHLITCHNDMARNIIKAVERCGLKVEQLVYSGLAASHAVITEDERELGVCVVDIGAGTMDIAIWTGGALRHTEVFSYAGNAVTSDIAFAFGTPVSDAEEIKVKYGCALSELVSKDDTVNVPSVGGRPSRSLQRQTLSEVIEPRYTELMGMVNQVIDSVQDELRKEGIKHHLAAGIVLTGGAAQIEGLVECAERVFRNQVRVGKPLEVSGLTDYVKEPYHSTAVGLLHYAKDSQMNDETDYQEPKRQQATSSIFSRLRSWIQKEF from the coding sequence ATGACTAAAACTTCCGACGACAATATTATTGTTGGTTTGGATATAGGCACTGCAACGGTATCTGCGTTGGTGGGTGAAATTCTTCCTGATGGCCAAATTAATATCATTGGTGCTGGTACAAGTCCGTCCCGTGGTATGGACAAAGGCGGTGTCAACGATTTGGAATCGGTCGTCAAATCTGTACAACGAGCTATCGACCAAGCGGAACTGATGGCAGAATGCCAAATCAGTAATGTCTTTTTATCAATTTCTGGCAAGCATATTGCAAGTCGTATAGAAAAGGGCATGGGGGCAATTTCTGACGAAGAAGTGACCCAAGACGACATGGATCGTGCTATTCATACGGCTAAGTCCATTAAGATTGGTGATGAACAGCGAATTCTGCATGTAATTCCGCAAGAATTTACGATTGATTACCAAGAAGGGATTAAAAATCCGCTAGGCTTATCAGGAGTACGCATGGAAGTGAGTGTGCACCTGATCACTTGTCACAATGATATGGCAAGAAATATCATCAAAGCAGTTGAGCGTTGTGGATTAAAAGTTGAACAATTGGTTTATTCAGGATTAGCAGCCAGTCATGCTGTTATTACTGAAGACGAGCGAGAACTGGGTGTGTGCGTCGTTGATATTGGCGCAGGCACTATGGATATCGCTATTTGGACAGGTGGAGCACTGCGTCATACAGAAGTGTTCTCCTACGCTGGTAATGCGGTAACAAGCGATATCGCGTTTGCCTTTGGTACTCCGGTCAGTGATGCGGAAGAAATCAAAGTCAAATATGGCTGTGCCTTAAGCGAACTTGTGAGTAAAGATGATACGGTCAACGTTCCGAGTGTCGGTGGTCGTCCATCTCGCAGCCTTCAGCGTCAAACCTTGTCCGAGGTTATCGAGCCTCGCTACACTGAACTGATGGGTATGGTTAATCAAGTCATCGATTCAGTGCAAGATGAGCTTCGAAAAGAAGGTATTAAACACCATTTAGCTGCTGGTATCGTTTTAACAGGCGGTGCTGCGCAGATAGAAGGATTAGTTGAGTGTGCGGAGCGAGTCTTCCGCAACCAAGTGCGAGTAGGTAAACCACTTGAAGTAAGTGGCCTTACCGACTACGTAAAAGAGCCGTATCATTCTACGGCAGTGGGTTTACTTCATTACGCAAAAGACAGTCAGATGAATGATGAGACGGACTACCAAGAGCCTAAGCGCCAGCAAGCTACGTCCAGCATTTTCAGTCGTTTGCGTAGCTGGATACAAAAAGAGTTTTAA
- the murC gene encoding UDP-N-acetylmuramate--L-alanine ligase, translated as MTVKQTPDLAQIRSIIPEMRRVKCIHFIGIGGAGMSGIAEVLLNEGYQITGSDIAENAVTQRLVEKGAIIHIGHAAENIELASVVVVSTAINEQNPEIIAAREKRIPVVRRAEMLAELMRFRHGIAVAGTHGKTTTTALVTQIYNEAGLDPTFVNGGLVKSAGTNARLGSSRILIAEADESDASFLYLQPMVSIVTNIEADHMDTYGGNFETLKQTFVDFLHNLPFYGQAVVCIDDPVVREIIPRVSRQVITYGFSADADVRIEDYRQDGQQGHFTVVRKGRENLHITLNIPGRHNALNASAAIAVATEDDINDEAILRAMAGTQGTGRRFDHLGVFDTGHGEAMLVDDYGHHPTEVDMTIKAARSGWADKRLVMIFQPHRYTRTRDLYDDFANVLEQVDVLLMLDVYPAGEKPIAGADGRSLCRTIRARGKVDPIFVSDSKTLPSVLANVLQDGDLVLTQGAGDVGKVARQLAAMQLNIEKMQQN; from the coding sequence ATGACAGTTAAACAAACGCCTGATTTGGCTCAAATCCGTTCCATTATTCCTGAAATGCGTCGTGTGAAATGTATTCACTTCATCGGCATAGGCGGTGCTGGGATGAGCGGTATTGCAGAAGTTCTTCTTAATGAAGGTTACCAGATTACGGGTTCTGATATTGCGGAAAACGCAGTAACACAACGCCTCGTTGAGAAAGGCGCTATTATTCATATTGGCCATGCCGCTGAAAATATTGAACTAGCCAGCGTGGTCGTAGTGTCTACTGCGATTAATGAACAAAACCCAGAAATTATTGCTGCCCGAGAAAAACGCATTCCAGTTGTGCGCCGTGCAGAGATGTTGGCTGAATTGATGCGTTTTCGTCACGGCATTGCTGTTGCGGGAACACATGGTAAAACCACAACGACTGCACTTGTTACTCAGATTTATAACGAAGCAGGCCTTGATCCAACGTTTGTCAACGGTGGTTTAGTGAAAAGTGCCGGTACTAACGCTCGTTTAGGATCAAGCCGCATTCTGATTGCAGAAGCTGACGAGAGTGATGCGTCATTTTTGTACCTGCAACCTATGGTATCTATTGTGACCAATATTGAAGCGGATCATATGGATACTTACGGCGGTAATTTTGAAACATTGAAGCAAACTTTCGTTGATTTCCTGCATAACTTGCCATTTTACGGTCAAGCTGTGGTTTGTATTGATGATCCTGTAGTACGCGAGATTATTCCTCGAGTTAGCCGTCAAGTTATTACCTATGGTTTCTCGGCAGATGCGGATGTCCGGATTGAAGACTATCGTCAGGATGGTCAACAAGGCCACTTCACTGTGGTACGTAAAGGCCGTGAAAACTTACACATTACGCTGAATATTCCTGGTCGTCATAATGCTCTGAATGCGTCGGCAGCTATTGCTGTGGCAACAGAAGATGATATTAATGATGAAGCGATTTTACGCGCTATGGCGGGGACTCAAGGTACGGGGCGTCGTTTTGACCACCTTGGCGTATTTGATACTGGCCATGGTGAAGCTATGCTGGTGGACGATTACGGTCACCATCCAACCGAAGTAGATATGACTATCAAAGCGGCACGCAGTGGCTGGGCAGATAAACGTTTGGTGATGATTTTCCAACCACACCGTTATACGCGTACTCGTGACTTGTATGATGATTTTGCCAATGTATTGGAACAAGTCGACGTGCTACTGATGTTAGATGTCTATCCTGCTGGTGAAAAACCGATTGCGGGCGCTGATGGACGCTCACTATGCCGCACAATCCGTGCTCGTGGTAAAGTGGACCCTATTTTCGTGTCAGATAGTAAGACTTTACCGTCAGTTTTGGCAAATGTATTACAAGACGGTGACTTAGTACTGACTCAAGGGGCTGGGGATGTAGGCAAAGTGGCTAGACAATTAGCTGCTATGCAATTAAACATTGAAAAGATGCAACAAAACTAA
- the ftsZ gene encoding cell division protein FtsZ: protein MFEPMMEMSDDAVIKVVGVGGGGGNAVEHMVRESIEGVEFISINTDAQALRKASVSTVIQIGGDITKGLGAGANPQVGRDAALEDRDRIKEVLTGADMVFIAAGMGGGTGTGAAPVIAEVAKELGILTVAVVTKPFSFEGKKRLSFAEQGIEELSKHVDSLITIPNEKLLKVLGRGITLLEAFASANDVLKNAVQGIAELITRPGMINVDFADVRTVMSEMGHAMMGSGVARGEDRAEEAAEMAISSPLLEDIDLAGARGVLVNITAGLDMRLDEFETVGNTVKAFASDNATVVIGTSLDPDMDDEIRVTVVATGIGNEKRPDITLVAGGKAKVAAPAPAPQPQQVAAKVEEKVAQPMQEKPATTSMNVSSGNQSTAPKPEKESGYLDIPAFLRRQAD from the coding sequence ATGTTTGAACCGATGATGGAAATGTCTGACGATGCTGTAATTAAAGTCGTTGGGGTTGGTGGCGGCGGTGGTAACGCCGTCGAACACATGGTGCGTGAGTCCATCGAAGGCGTGGAATTCATCAGTATCAATACAGATGCGCAAGCACTTCGTAAAGCCAGCGTAAGCACTGTCATTCAAATTGGCGGCGACATCACCAAAGGTTTGGGTGCGGGTGCTAATCCGCAAGTTGGACGTGATGCAGCTCTCGAAGATAGAGATCGTATTAAAGAAGTTCTAACTGGTGCCGATATGGTATTTATCGCAGCAGGTATGGGCGGTGGTACTGGTACTGGTGCTGCTCCTGTAATTGCTGAGGTAGCAAAAGAACTGGGCATCTTGACTGTAGCCGTGGTGACTAAACCTTTCAGTTTTGAAGGGAAAAAGCGCCTATCATTTGCAGAACAAGGCATTGAAGAGTTATCAAAACATGTTGACTCTTTGATTACCATTCCAAATGAAAAACTACTGAAAGTGCTTGGTCGTGGTATTACTTTGTTAGAAGCGTTTGCTAGCGCGAACGATGTGTTGAAAAACGCAGTTCAAGGTATTGCCGAGCTAATTACTCGTCCTGGTATGATCAACGTCGACTTTGCTGACGTGCGTACCGTAATGTCTGAAATGGGTCATGCCATGATGGGCAGCGGTGTTGCAAGAGGCGAAGACCGTGCGGAAGAAGCGGCTGAAATGGCAATTTCTAGTCCACTTCTCGAAGATATCGACTTGGCGGGTGCTCGTGGCGTACTGGTTAACATTACTGCTGGTCTTGATATGCGTCTTGATGAATTTGAGACCGTTGGTAATACTGTTAAAGCGTTCGCTTCTGATAATGCCACTGTGGTTATCGGTACTTCATTAGATCCTGATATGGATGATGAAATCCGCGTAACTGTTGTAGCAACAGGTATTGGTAACGAAAAACGCCCTGACATTACTCTAGTTGCGGGTGGCAAAGCGAAAGTAGCAGCTCCTGCTCCTGCGCCTCAACCACAGCAAGTTGCAGCTAAGGTAGAAGAGAAAGTGGCACAGCCTATGCAAGAAAAACCAGCGACAACATCAATGAATGTTTCTTCTGGTAATCAAAGCACAGCGCCTAAGCCAGAAAAGGAAAGTGGATACCTTGATATTCCTGCTTTCTTGCGTCGTCAGGCTGATTAA
- the murD gene encoding UDP-N-acetylmuramoyl-L-alanine--D-glutamate ligase, whose translation MDRWQGIKHVVVVGLGLTGLSVVNYLKKYHPSVSVKVIDTREAPPGADQLTSDVALHCGSWQMEWLLAADLVVTNPGIALAKPEIQQVIAAGIPVVGDIELFAWHVNKPVIAITGSNGKSTVTDLTGVMANAAGVKTAVGGNIGVAALDLFEQDAELYVLELSSFQLETTTSLPLVAAAYLNLSEDHMDRYEHSIELYGAAKQRIFLNAKAAIVNADDRATYPTMDVERVLSFGLEQSADYTTQVIDGKEFLVAQGQAVMPVADLSLVGRHNVANVLTVLALLDAAHIDYQPALATLKSYTGLTHRCQVVADNQGIKWVNDSKATNVASTLAALSGLSLQGKLYLFVGGVGKGADFTPLAPVFATLPIELCCFGRDGNQFMSLHPSAKYYESMEEIIKSIKPALQEGDMVLLSPACASFDQFNSFVHRGEVFAALAKQYA comes from the coding sequence ATGGACCGTTGGCAAGGCATTAAGCATGTTGTGGTCGTAGGGCTCGGTTTAACCGGGCTCTCTGTCGTTAACTATCTCAAAAAATACCATCCTAGCGTATCGGTTAAAGTGATTGATACGCGAGAAGCGCCTCCTGGAGCAGATCAGCTCACAAGTGATGTGGCATTGCATTGTGGTAGTTGGCAGATGGAGTGGTTATTGGCAGCGGATTTGGTGGTGACCAATCCGGGGATTGCTCTGGCTAAGCCAGAAATTCAACAAGTCATAGCCGCTGGTATTCCGGTTGTTGGCGACATTGAGTTGTTTGCTTGGCATGTGAACAAACCGGTGATTGCCATCACTGGCTCTAACGGTAAAAGTACGGTGACCGATCTCACTGGCGTGATGGCGAATGCCGCCGGGGTGAAAACCGCGGTTGGTGGTAATATCGGTGTTGCCGCATTGGATCTATTTGAGCAAGACGCTGAGCTTTATGTACTTGAATTATCAAGCTTCCAACTAGAAACAACGACAAGTTTACCTCTGGTTGCTGCTGCCTATCTTAACTTGTCAGAAGACCATATGGATCGTTACGAACACAGTATCGAGCTCTATGGTGCGGCAAAGCAGCGTATTTTCTTAAATGCCAAAGCGGCGATAGTGAATGCGGATGATCGTGCAACCTATCCAACTATGGATGTGGAACGTGTTTTGAGCTTTGGTTTAGAGCAGTCAGCCGATTACACCACTCAAGTTATTGATGGGAAAGAGTTCTTGGTTGCTCAAGGTCAAGCAGTAATGCCAGTGGCTGATTTGAGCTTGGTTGGACGTCATAACGTTGCCAACGTGCTAACGGTACTTGCACTGCTTGATGCAGCACACATCGATTATCAGCCAGCGTTAGCCACACTTAAGTCTTACACGGGTTTGACACATAGATGCCAAGTGGTTGCGGATAATCAAGGCATTAAATGGGTGAACGATTCTAAAGCGACTAACGTAGCCAGTACGCTTGCTGCGCTCTCTGGTCTATCTTTGCAAGGGAAACTCTATTTGTTCGTGGGTGGTGTAGGCAAGGGGGCTGATTTCACTCCGTTAGCGCCAGTATTTGCTACATTGCCAATAGAACTGTGCTGTTTTGGCCGAGATGGTAATCAATTTATGTCGTTACACCCTTCAGCGAAATACTACGAATCGATGGAAGAGATCATTAAATCCATTAAGCCTGCTTTGCAAGAGGGTGATATGGTGTTGCTGTCTCCTGCGTGTGCTAGTTTCGACCAATTTAATAGTTTTGTGCATCGTGGTGAGGTATTTGCTGCGCTTGCTAAACAGTATGCGTAG